Part of the Salinigranum rubrum genome is shown below.
ACGGCCGCAGTGACCGCTCTCGCCGCTCTTCCCGTGGACACCGCTGTTGCTACACTGGCCGTTGTTCGTCGGGCCGTCCGACGAGTCCCCGTCACCGGAGTGTTCGCAGGCGACCGAGCGCGTCGCGTCGATTTCGGTGGTCGGTCCGACGGCCGAGACGTGTGCCTCCTCGCCACACGCGACGTCGAACGCGGCGAATTCACCGGGGCCGAGCGTCTGCAACTCCGTCGTGTCGCCGTCCTCGACAGTGACGTCGAGCGCCTCCGTCGAGATTCGGTTCGTGACCGTGAGGGTCGCCGTCCCGTTTTCGACCGCGCCGAACTCGATACCGAGATACGCCTCGCTGTCGTCGGCCACGGCGACAGAGATGTCGCGGTCGGCACTGACGGAACTCACGCTCCCGACGCCCGTCACCGACGAGAGGCCGACGGCCACGAGTGCGACGAAGAGGAGGTGGCGTCGGTTCACTCCTCCACCCCCGGCGGCGGGCCGACGGAACCGAACCGCATCGCCGTGCGGGTGTCGTACGCGAAGACGAGCGACGAGACGAGGAAAACCGAGACGACGAAGCCGGCGCAGGCGGCCGTCGGCAGCCCCGCAAGCGGGGGAATCGGCAGTACCGCCGCGCCGACGAACGCCGCCGAGAACACCGAGAGCAAGAGGAAGTACGACGCCCACGGCATCTCCCTCCCCGAACGGCTTCGAGGTAGAGGTCGACGTCCGACCCCGCGTCGGTGAGGGTGACGACGCCGCCGCGGGAGTCGTACTCGACCAGCCCGGTCTTGTCGAGTTTGGGCGCGTGATACTGGTACAACGATGTGTGAACGGACTTCCGCTGGTCGTACGTCACCGCCTCCGGGTCGACGCCCTCCTCCCACGCGGCGACCTGCGTCGAGAGGTCGCCCATCGCCACCTGCTCGCCGGGTCGCTGCATGAGGTAGTGCAGCGCGTACCGCCTGCGCCGGTTGCTCAACACCTCGAAGACGTCTGCGTCCGTGATTCGCGTGGTGTCGTCCTGGTCAGTCGTGTTCGATTTATCCACATCCTCCTGGCTCTCCGTCTGCTGAACCGTGTTGGCCGTCGTGCTGTGCCCCCCCGTGACGTCGGTTTGCGTCCCCACGTTTTGCTCCCATGGTGTGACAGTAGGGTGGAAATATAATTCTTTCTGTAATTTCATTTCTAAGAATTAGAGACGATTCGAAAGGGAGCTAAATTCGAGAATTGGGGCTATAACCAGCGGTTTAGCTGATTTTAACGGAAGGTTCAGCCCGACATGGGAATGTTTGTGGACCGACATAGTTCGGGTATACAGGTGACTGTGGAGAAATGTCGGCGTGACAGTGCAACGAATTACCATGAAGGTAGCTACACACGGGAGACGTGTGCACCGTCGGCCGGGCCGCTGTGATGATCGGCCGATGGTGTGAAAAAGGAACCCAATACTATGCAACGACGCAAGTATCTCGCGGCGCTCGGATCGCTCGCTGCCGGCGGGGCAGCGATTGGTGGCACTGGTGCGTTCTCGATTGTGAGCGCGAGTCGTACACTGTCAGTCAACATCGCCGGCGACCGACAAGCGTATCTCGGTCTTGACCCGACAATCAGTCAGTACGCAAGTATCAACTCGGACGGCCTGATGGAACTGCAGTTCGACGGGTCGAACGGACAAAACGGGAACGGGTTAAACGACGAGGCAAACACCCTATTCCAGAACGTCTTCAGAATTGTCAACAACGCAACTGATAGCATAAACGTCGTTATCACTGGACTGGATACGAGTACGACCGACGGAGACGGCGTCGACCCGTTAACGGTGTACTACACCGATGAAATGGTCGACGAGAACTCACCCGGTTACGGGGAAATGACCGTGATGACCGGTTCACCGAATCCACTCGGTGACGAGACTTACGGGACGTCAAGCGCTCTTCTGGAACTTGGTGAAGGAGAGGACGCATACATTCACTTAGAATTCTATCTGAGCGACTCCTCCACGCTCTCGGACGTCAAGACGTATCCAGCAGCAATACCCAACGAGCTGGGACTCTACGCACAGGGCTACAACCGGTAACAGGATGACTGAGATCTCTGGTGAAATTGGTTCCACCTTGGAAACGTGAAACCAAGAGTGGACTCGATTTTATTCAAAGCTCGAATACTGAACCAGTCATAGGTAGCACACCTACCTCACAGACGCCAGAGTGTTTTGTTCGGCCACACCAACAACTAATTAATTTAATAGATGCCCATTCGCCGAACGGTCGTCCGCAGCGGTGAACTCCTCGTCGTCCTCGTAGTCCTCGCGCTCCTCGCCGGCCAGTTCCTCGGCCAACCCGTCCTCCTCGCGTTCGTCGAAACCGGCAGCATGGCTCCGACGATGGAACCCGGCGACGGCTTCGTCGCCGTTCCGGCCCAACTCACCGGCCCGCCCGAGGCGGGCGACGTCGTCACCTTCCGCGCCGAAGAGTTGCAGGGCGGCGGCCTCACGACCCACCGAATCGTCGGCGAGACTGAGCGCGGCTACATCACGCAGGGCGACGCCAACCCGTTCACCGACCAAGACGGTGAGGAACCTCCTGTAAAAAGAGCGCAAATCGTCGCCGTCGCGTGGGCACCGGGCGGCGAGGTGGTCGTCGTTCCGGCGCTCGGTACCGTCGTCCAAGCCGTGCAAGGGAGCCTCGACTTCGTCCAGCGGAACCTCGCCTCGCTCACAGGCACCCGAGCGCTCCTCGGCACGCAGGGCATCGCGTACCTCCTCTTCGCCGTCACTGGTCTCTACTACCTCGTCGGCGAACTCCGTTCGTCGGGGAAGCGGGAAAGAAGTCGCGACCGGAGTCGAAGCCGAACGTCCGGCCTCGACCCGCGCCTCGTCACGCTCGCGCTCACGTTGCTCCTCGTCGGAGGGATGACCGCCGCGATGGTCGGGCCGGCGGGCCAACAGCAGTACGGCGTCGTCAGCGCCGAGTTCGAGTCCGAGCGGCCGACGGTCATCCCGATGGGCGAGTCGAAGACGATACCCTACCCCGTCGGCAACGGCGGTCTGGTTCCAGTGTACGCCTACGTCGAACCCGCGAGCGAGGGCGTGAGCGTTACCCCGAACGACTCTACGTCGAGCGAGGCGAGGTACGGAACGCCTCCGTGACGCTCTCCGCGCCGCCGCAGACCGGCTACTACCGCCGGTTCGTGGTCGAACACCGCTACCTCGCCCTCCTACCGGTCTCCGTCATCGACGCGCTGCACGACGTCCACCCGTGGGCACCCATCGTCGCCGTCGACCTCACGGTCGCCGTCCCGTACTACCTCCTCAGCATCGGACTCCTGGGGAGAGGGAGAATTCGTCAGCGTACCCGAGAGACGAAAACGAGAGGGTCGCTTTCGGGGCGCGTACGGCGGCTGCTGGGCCTCTAAACCCGTTCCAGAGGAATTCCATCCGACAGGCAGAATGTTCATATAGCCTAACTCACTATGTGATTCATACGTGTCTCGACGAACGCTCCGTCTCCGTCGACTGCTGAACGAGCAGTTCGACCTGCTTCTCGTCG
Proteins encoded:
- a CDS encoding COG1361 family protein, which produces MNRRHLLFVALVAVGLSSVTGVGSVSSVSADRDISVAVADDSEAYLGIEFGAVENGTATLTVTNRISTEALDVTVEDGDTTELQTLGPGEFAAFDVACGEEAHVSAVGPTTEIDATRSVACEHSGDGDSSDGPTNNGQCSNSGVHGKSGESGHCGRDSNEGDRGENHGDGNGDEDDRWRDRDEQGDPEDHNHDEDGDRSEHERDENGDQNDRDGDDGDDH